From the Lolium rigidum isolate FL_2022 chromosome 2, APGP_CSIRO_Lrig_0.1, whole genome shotgun sequence genome, one window contains:
- the LOC124686341 gene encoding uncharacterized protein LOC124686341 gives MGLPFSAFNKFGLPGISSVTTGQVYDRHFKDRETGNFRDFHIAYVDFCQYFNTVMPGQDFDTPGLGDIKDFYEKTWEPLKDEVEKKKTFIKFMEENIHEAKVDDSLFIMAGLAAPAAAIIAKRSSESIPQVKKFKLQYIPNVVFVPLCTLFAIMGATAVQMNKKNKKPTS, from the exons ATGGGTCTTCCCTTTAGTGCATTCAACAAGTTTG GGCTGCCGGGAATTAGCTCGGTAACTACCGGACAAGTTTATGATCGACATTTCAAGGACAGGGAAACTGGCAACTTTAGAGATTTTCATATTGCCTATGTTGATTTCTGCCA GTATTTCAACACTGTAATGCCTGGCCAAGATTTTGATACTCCAGGACTTGGAGATATTAAG GACTTCTATGAAAAAACATGGGAACCTCTGAAGGACGAGGTCGAAAAGAAAAAGACGTTCATTAAGTTCATGGAGGAAAATATCCACGAGGCCAAAGTTGACGACAGCCTCTTCATCATGGCCGGCTTGGCTGCACCAGCAGCAGCCATCATCGCCAAGAGGAGCAGCGAGAGCatccctcaggtgaagaagttcaAGCTGCAGTACATCCCCAACGTCGTGTTTGTGCCGCTGTGCACGCTGTTCGCCATCATGGGTGCCACCGCAGTCCAGATGAATAAGAAGAACAAAAAGCCTACCAGCTGA
- the LOC124686343 gene encoding small nuclear ribonucleoprotein E-like: MASTKVQRIMTQPINLIFRFLQSKARIQIWLFEQKDMRIEGRIIGFDEYMNLVLEDAEEINIKKDTRKSLGRILLKGDNITLMMNTGK; encoded by the exons ATGGCGTCCACCAAGGTGCAGCGGATCATGACCCAGCCCATCAACCTCATCTTCAGATTCCTCCAGAGC AAGGCGCGCATCCAGATCTGGCTCTTCGAGCAGAAGGACATGCGGATCGAGGGCAGGATCATC GGCTTTGATGAATACATGAATTTGGTCCTGGAGGATGCCGAGGAGATCAACATCAAGAAAGACACTAGGAAATCTCTGG GTCGGATCCTCTTGAAAGGAGATAACATTACGCTAATGATGAACAC GGGAAAGTAA
- the LOC124691683 gene encoding Golgi SNAP receptor complex member 1-2-like translates to MMHGAGSSDAAAAASLELQESGWEELRREARKLEGDLDVKLSSYARLAARSSSSSPTADRSSWKSTELEIQALLDKLQDVNDAMSRCAAPAAPSNASVSQKLARHRDILHEFTQEFRRTRGNLSSMREHADLLSSVRGDITESKATGGMSPRVHLLRERASIHGSINQIDEVIGQAQSTRSALSNQRALFGDVQGKVKQLGEKFPVVRGLLGAIKRKKSKDTIILSAVIAACTMFLIIYWLSK, encoded by the exons ATGATGCACGGCGCGGGATCgtcggacgcggcggcggcggcgtcgctggAGCTGCAGGAGTCCGGGTGGGAGGAGCTGCGGCGGGAGGCGCGGAAGCTGGAGGGCGACCTGGACGTGAAGCTCTCCTCCTACGCGCGCCtcgccgcgcgctcctcctcctcctcccccaccgCCGACCGCTCCTCCTGGAAGTCCACGGAGCTCGAGATCCAGGCGCTGCTCGACAAGCTGCAGGACGTCAACGACGCCATGAGCCGCtgcgccgcgcccgccgcccccTCCAATGCCTCCGTCTCCCAGAAGCTCGCGCGCCACCGCGACATCCTGCACGAGTTCACGCAG GAGTTCAGGAGGACGCGGGGGAACCTGAGCTCCATGAGGGAGCACGCGGATCTCCTCAGCTCCGTGCGCGGCGACATCACCGAGTCCAAG GCTACCGGCGGCATGTCGCCCAGGGTGCATTTGCTCCGGGAGAGGGCTTCGATTCATGGCAGCATCAACCAG ATCGATGAGGTAATTGGCCAAGCTCAAAGCACAAGATCAGCCCTATCCAACCAGAGGGCCCTGTTTGGAGATGTTCAGGGAAAAGTCAAGCAGCTTGGTGAAAAATTCCCTGTTGTCCGAGGCCTTCTTG GCGCCATCAAGAGGAAGAAAtcaaaggacacaatcattctttcagCAGTAATCGCAGCCTGCACCATGTTTTTGATCATTTATTGGCTCTCGAAATGA